The following coding sequences lie in one Pristis pectinata isolate sPriPec2 chromosome 20, sPriPec2.1.pri, whole genome shotgun sequence genomic window:
- the tfeb gene encoding transcription factor EB isoform X5 has protein sequence MPVSEDNTLMKEQDGTVAILEVPNSQKFQRLPLSSSHMDVYTSHAVAAPTSTSCPANIAIKREISDAEARALAKERQKKDNHNLIERRRRFNINDRIKELGLLIPKSNDLDVRWNKGTILKASVEYIKRLQKEQQRTREMEGQSKRLEMTNNHLRFRIQELEMQAQAHGLSTVSPSGLNTSEILSSCVKHEENPMDSLQQPHLNQHHQQPPQSQMDFAQSFGFCDTMLGYGDPMNQFTDLSFNVPTKKEYQLDDMLMMDDTLSPLGKDPLLSSGSPEASKASSRRSSISIEDGDIL, from the exons TTGCCTCTATCCAGTAGCCACATGGATGTCTACACAAGCCATGCAGTTGCAGCACCTACAAGCACTTCGTGTCCTGCCAATATTGCCATTAAAAGGGAAATATCAG ATGCAGAAGCGCGAGCATTGGCTAAAGAGCGACAGAAGAAAGACAATCACAACCTCA TTGAACGCAGGCGAAGGTTTAACATTAATGATCGGATAAAAGAATTGGGACTGTTAATCCCCAAATCCAATGACCT GGATGTTCGTTGGAATAAGGGGACGATACTGAAAGCTTCGGTCGAGTACATCAAACGACTCCAGAAGGAGCAGCAAAGAACCAGAGAGATGGAGGGCCAATCAAAGAGGCTGGAAATGACCAACAACCACCTGCGGTTTCGCATTCAG GAACTGGAGATGCAAGCTCAGGCCCATGGATTGTCCACCGTCTCGCCCTCAGGGCTCAACACATCAGAGATCCTTAGCTCTTGTGTCAAACATGAAGAGAATCCAATGGACTCACTTCAACAGCCGCACCTGAACCAGCATCACCAGCAGCCTCCTCAAAGCCAAATGGATTTTGCTCAGTCCTTTGGCTTTTGTGACACCATGTTGGGCTACGGTGACCCCATGAACCAATTTACTGACCTCTCCTTCAACGTTCCCACCAAAAAGGAATACCAGCTGGATGACATGTTAATGATGGACGACACACTCTCTCCCTTGGGGAAGGACCCCTTGCTCTCCTCGGGGTCACCAGAGGCTTCCAAAGCAAGTAGCCGAAGGAGCAGCATTAGCATAGAAGATGGTGACATTCTGTGA